A genomic window from Quercus lobata isolate SW786 chromosome 10, ValleyOak3.0 Primary Assembly, whole genome shotgun sequence includes:
- the LOC115962596 gene encoding short-chain dehydrogenase TIC 32, chloroplastic-like → MKETLRYLAGLAGPSGYGSNSTAEQVTEDFSCMVPPHLTAIITGATSGIGAETARVLAKKGVRIVIPARDLRRAAELKEEIQKESPQAEIVLLEVDLSSLTSVKRFCTEFLSLGLSLNILINNAGIFSQNLEFSEDKIEMTYATNYLGHFLLTEMLLEKMVETAAKTGIQGRIINVTSVIHSWVKRDSFRFKQMLNPKNYNGTRAYAQSKLANILHVKEMARQLQARKARVTINAVHPGIVKTGIIRAHKGFITDSIYFVASKFLKSSSQGASTTCYVALCPQLEGVTGKYFADCNESSCSSLANDESEAQKLFMQTRAVIYKRLGQPAA, encoded by the exons ATGAAGGAAACACTAAGGTATCTTGCAGGACTTGCAGGGCCAAGTGGTTATGGCTCAAACTCCACTGCTGAGCAAGTCACAGAAGATTTCTCTTGCATGGTCCCTCCCCATCTAACTGCTATAATCACTG gggcAACATCTGGTATTGGAGCTGAAACAGCAAGAGTGTTAGCAAAGAAAGGTGTGAGAATTGTGATTCCAGCAAGGGATTTAAGAAGAGCGGCTGAACTGAAGGaggaaattcaaaaagagaGTCCACAGGCAGAGATTGTACTATTGGAGGTTGATTTGAGCTCATTAACTTCTGTGAAGAGATTTTGTACTGAGTTTTTGTCACTAGGATTATCCCTTAACATTCTCAT AAACAATGCTGGAATATTCTCTCAGAATTTGGAGTTCTCTGAGGACAAAATTGAGATGACATATGCCACAAATTATTTGG GACATTTTTTGTTGACAGAAATGCTATTAGAGAAAATGGTAGAAACAGCAGCAAAAACAGGCATCCAAGGAAGAATAATAAATGTTACTTCTGTGATTCACAGTTGGGTGAAGAGAGATTCGTTTCGTTTCAAACAAATGCTCAATCCAAAGAA CTATAATGGTACTCGTGCATATGCTCAGTCAAAATTGGCAAACATATTGCATGTTAAGGAAATGGCAAGGCAGTTGCAAGCAAGGAAAGCAAGAGTAACTATCAATGCAGTACATCCAGGCATTGTGAAGACTGGAATCATTAGAGCTCACAAGGGCTTTATAACAG ATTCAATATACTTCGTTGCATCCAAGTTTCTAAAGTCTTCATCTCAG GGTGCATCAACCACATGCTATGTTGCTCTTTGCCCACAACTAGAAGGGGTGACTGGGAAATACTTTGCAGACTGTAATGAGAGTAGCTGCTCAAGTCTAGCAAATGATGAATCTGAAGCACAAAAGTTATTTATGCAAACTCGTGCTGTGATTTACAAACGATTAGGTCAACCTGCAGCTTAA